The sequence below is a genomic window from Ischnura elegans chromosome 2, ioIscEleg1.1, whole genome shotgun sequence.
cgtattattaaaatttagtgaattgaaataaaatccgtgaaaaaaaggttttagtacgtatattacGTTCTTTTGGAACGTAaaccctaattagtatggaagtcaatggttcgactttcgtacacattttcgggaacgcattgtgtgcgaaagttgGGGACCGCCTATATTCCTTGtccttttatatacataaatataatattatttaaaagtatataagtaattttgggtgttttaaaattcttatccatcgtgGTAATAACTTGGAATGTTGTAAAATTTCTCCACtcgggggagctcccctttgCGTATGGGGATTGCGGATGACGGTACGTCAAGGCAAGTGACCTGACCCAGCACGCAAAGAGCCATAGTGCCATCAAACCGCACGGGTAAAGTCATGAACTGAAAGTATCCTCTCATGGAAAATGCTTCGAATTGGAGGTGTAAggaattctaaattttctctcatccaaTTCGTGAGAGATTCTCTGAAGTTCCCCGAGGGTGTCTGCTTACCTGTGAAGCTGTGATATCGTGGAATCATGTGGGCCTTTTTGTCTTTTCAGAATACTCTGTGAATTTAATGAAGTAAGACCTGAAAAAAGTCTGCTTTTGCTCCACACAGCAATCTGCAAAAACTATTCAACTCTATTGAATTTGTGCGATGACTTGATttgatatttcatattcatatttctgggtcgaaTTTGGCAATTCTCCAACCCATACGCTCTCATATACAAATTTAATCAGTTACAcagcctgaaaaaattgatttcaccctcGGCCATGCGCCTATTGGGACGGCTTGAGGGATAACATGTTAATGTTGTAATTGAGATTGTTGATGCTTTCCAGGTGATTATAATATTTCAGGGCATCAGAACTCTTTCAAGGGCTTTGGAAAAATCATAGGCTTGACAATATTAACAAAtctcttcttttactattttaaaggtcgttttacagggtacatggaattgcgcaatctgacgtacgtccgaaggcgcaatcaaaattgtgtcgtgtaaagcggtgaattgctggaacacatgtgagaatgcgtggatgcgagatggcagaatagcccctgttctaatttcgttcatgcattcgtgcaattccacgccactttagaaattaatgcagctctaatctgcacaattccatgccccgtgtaaaacggccttaagaattcattatttctgtcatgTAGTTTCTGTTCGCTCAGcatgacatttaaatttttacgccgATGTTTCTCCTATCATTACAAAACCATTGCTGCCTTCCACACAAGAACCATCGCAATACCTTGAGTCACAGCCTCCGGCATCGCAGCCAGCTCCCCAGGCCCTCTCCCTGGAACAAGACTTTCGACAGCTTCTCCCGGCCACCGCGCCCGGAATGCTGCCCACACCCGCAGACCAGGAGGTTCTGGAGCTGCTTACGCTCCTGGCAAACAACAAGGACTCCCCGAAGCTCACCAGGTGGGAGGGACACGAGCTCCTTCTCTTACTCACATTGGGGTCTGAATGGCCGACTCTTTCGACCACTACGAGGAACATTGGGTTCAACCGTACTAGGATCCTTGCCATCGCCGCCACCCATGGGTGGGAAACAGAATCACGGGTATCGAACCCAGACGAGATCCTGTGGCGCCTGCACACTCTCTTGTGGGTGCAGACGGGGGAGAGGCCCTTTGCGTGTTGTGTGTGCCACAAGCGCTTCTCGCAGAAGAGCACGCTCAACCACCACGCAAAGATGCACTGAACGCTGTTCGTTGGGTGAgggaataataatagtaataaatgctCTCTGGAACTCTGTGtgatatcattctggttcccgctttcgccgtgtgaggtgaccttggggtgagggtatgtgcgccgctgcaatgcaggctgctagcaggtcgcagagtaccctgctagcaggtagcgcttggcttaaataaggattattaataccctatcaaacgaaggaaactttccgaccttaagtaattttgataggtcattattaagagacgtttccctgagctctgtgcctcatgcatgcattggtaatgtcagacgatgtataactcctatctactcgtatagaactaggtccatgtgatgtcacgtggggtggcatcgcatgggcaccaatctggcctttttcaaatgaggttaaaattgaccgttgccattcgtctaaactgagaattctaaaaccaaataatttgtatagtatgaatacactaatggtgggtaaggaatcgcagtcaatgcatttcattttctttgatgaaggtaactaccctattgattccatattttgcaaggggtgatacaaaaagacctagcgtaaatagatgtttgataagggggggggggggtagggggaagatggtaaggtggtgggggggtatttctgaacaaacatttaaacatatccgagataacaatttgaaaaattgatataacccttttactgccaacgGGCTGATATATCAGtccttgctggttgagcgaaattttttcactttttttgtgattgtggcctttttatcggctgtaatttaagtaagcccccataatctatctatggttataagatataagtatatcttaggaattgggaaaaaatctagaagtattaaatattattaagtagctgagaaatttttaaacctgaaatgttgctaattccggaaaatagccttggcagtcttcgtacatcccacctgaaataggctgctgcagtaaaagggttaaaatcaatGGTGTTTTGCATAGTGAAAATTattaacaggtgatataattgatgaaccatttctggcgatactacgttatatctttcatggaatacggaaaatgtattccgtttcctttccttgGAGATGATGACAACTGAAAAATTTTTgttctcacaaaatattttcttcgaaaccATGTGATCatgttaaaaatgcataatttatttcctcaagtaatcttagttgtttgtgttggaactaattttcatttttgtctcgcagatattattttcataaatttgcttttcctgaaaacttttacatgaccatcttccagcatttttatttcacgatgaatggaacatgcaggagagggAATTGCAATAATGGTCGTATGatattctttagagtaatactcCGAAAATGAACCAGGAGAATCTTTCAGAGACTAAAAGTTAGTCAGAAAAAGTCACAGATCTAAGACTGCAAAATggctgttccccagtgtaattaatgatcaatatattgtggcatcccacccccgactcgcccggataccacaatagaaccggggggagacgtcgcacaaaaaaaaaaaaaatatacaaatccgcgaagatccctcccgcatgggacctacgggacaaaactatgccactcacttctcgtagttcacataaataaaaaatattccccttctttggagatgattgcgggtggggggttcccgattcaaactgatgggtgacgttcgggcgctgatgcactcgtccaactcgcatttacgggaaggaaaacggacggggcgaaaggaaggacgaaggatattttccatggggtgacccgtggaggaatcagaacaaaacacttactcaaacactttcaattaaacaaaatataattcacacaaataaggttgcatatgacaaaaacaaaagaaaccctcttatacgctaatgaaatatgaattggtgaaagccactcatgaaacatcaatgataaaaaaaaacaatataacttggtttctagatgaaaatcaatatagaaaatgatgataacaaagtaaaattcagtggtgaacacgtaaatatgatacaaattcaatgatttcttgactggggaggtaaatgatagtccatcctgTCGAATGTAAATTTGTGGTGCGAAcattaattgtacttggtgactagtttcactttcactaatgtaacgggtgcgttccgtgactgtttgtcttaacttggcttggcaggagacacgagggggctttgggggggggggggggaatagctgcaatcttactttatcgtagtccgagtctggaccaggttggatccaacactctctcgttccatttactgcactcctttctcccttgttggaggaagctgcatccggaacggagataatgcgtcctcttcagctggtcctttgctccttcggaaggggggggattcttcttccagatcaatctttctgaaaatatttgggccccttgtctcctcctgccgtgcgtcgcactgattttgggcataggctccgcccgacagtcacttaagaattctctcggttctcttacgcgcaccaccttttattatacCTCAAGTTGGggtggggtaatgcacaatgaagaaagggaggagtaacacgccactcactcagggaaaacccgagctcccctcctcccacacacacactcacacacaaccattcaaaaatcggcgaaaacacattcatcccctcttactcatccacgccttcctccacgggccatggtctgggggttgggttttgggaaaggtcgtggaacgagcgggtaaactggtagggaagaaaatgcgcagAGTAGAAATGcattgtaatggggcttgaaccattacaatatataGCATGAGTATatagagtcatgcacgaggatggatcccacgcaagaggttgcaacgtgttatgagtttcagatactggacccatcactcgaacgtgactctgcgattcttccattaccccgAGAGCGGAACCGAGCTGACACGAGACAGCAATCAAGACACccttacaaatattaaaaaaaattaaaagtcaaagtttggtttatccgtgtattccgattattcgtgccgtctcttctCCCTGTCATCTCAGCCCACTAGGATATAATTGGGAGTGTAACGTACCTCAATGCGGCCGTTCTTGCACCGTGTGAGATGGGCTGTGGTTATGAAACACGTTCATGTGCAGGcaggaaagtttcattttcacttgctatccagtggtgtagcgaggaatttttttcgggggggaggtccgaagccatgggggaaaatgtttgaaaaacaggatacaaagtaatggtttttcaactaattttaataatcgacaaaactttatttattaaagaaataatttttaaattcatgatttttcaatgtttcattttcttttatgaaggaaaataattttgtttttaaatcctggggggggggagggggtttggatCCCCTGGAcaccccccctggctatgccaatgATGCTATCAcgagatatgaatgaattaaatgactacctctgtaaatggaaaaatattcattaagctgtcctaaggaaatagacgtcataaaaagaatataagcacagatttggaataagaatgagaaatatatctaagaTTGACCAACTATGTCTCTAGGACATAATCTATGTTGAacagtgaaaataatgatgtatataattttcacgattattttaacaaagtttaaagtttatcaaaAGAGTTCTATGGTTTAACAATGGGtgagaatgaataacaaatttagtgtatgccgtttaaaatatatggctgtgtgtggtatgactactttttgcctttttggaagctgaattttgtggtgaattttcttatttttcacgtattatcCCTCTTTGAAtgcagtgaaatgtctttataacaaAATTCTATGAACTGCCATGATAGGTTtgttaaacagaaatttcattatgctgaattgtgcaaaaaatattgcatggaacCACACGAATGAAAGTACATgaaaaaacttaatgaaacatcattagtgaaaaatatattttgtcaaatacaattgaaaataactaaaattcaaattcatgtacTTACCAACGGTATCTTCGATGGTGCTTATCAGTGAGGTGGaggattgaaaactttttatgtccaCACCACGTAAATTCAATCATTGACACTACTCCTTCATGGAGaatgtccaatagggtagtttccttcattaaagaaaacgaaaggcattgattgcaattccttacccattattagtgtattcatgatatacaaattatttggtttgagaaatcccagttcagacgaatggcaacggtcaactttatccccatttgaaaaaggtaagattggcgcccatgcgatgccactccacgtgacgtcacagggacctagtttctatacgaatggataggagttttacatcatctgagattaccaatgcatgcatgaggcacagagctcagggaaacatctcttaataatcaccttttaaaactgcctaaggtcggaatgtttcattcgtttgatatggtatttataatccttatttaagccaagcgctaccagctagcagggtactctgctacctgctagcagcatgcatcatagcggcgctcatagccttgctccATAGTGGCTTTACACGgcggtagctggaaccagaatgacgccgcatgggcttttcccagcattcatacttagccgtcgtgtttttgcacgcttgaaaattttcacttttcattttattgcgaaaaatatatatcgtcatttaaaaatccagaagcatgaaatacgtactccaggagtaataatctatcgatagaggcagtaaaaaaataataggaaaccaccctattatgaacacTTTTTACATTCACTGTACACAAATCTATTTACACAcgacactttttaaaataaatcagttaCTTTTTTTCCACACTGTGTTTCACACAAGATCGTTCTACAAACTTGCTTACAAATTCAACTGAGTGCTCCCGACAATTGATTTAACGTCCTCCTTCGACATTAGAAGTTTATGCATATTCAGAACAAAGTTGTGTGTCATTGTTGTATGTGAATGACTGtaaccaattgatttttttttaattgcagctgattatatttgctatatgattacaaatttttacagtggaacttggttagtacgttccttgTTAGTACGTTTttctccttagtacgacgatttctctcggtcccggtaccatcggaacaaaatacaggcaaaagtatttggttagtacgtttgaaaaaattgcgctttcttGTTAGTAcactcaattgctagccgtgatgCAACCCGGAATTTGTTcaccagtatcttcttaagggtcgtaaagctccgaattcatgatttaatttattattactagccattaacattctttcattcattctacatatctatcttcgaccgtgatttatccaaatgcatttctcaattcctatgacgtgatgaatttatcaggaatgtctgactatgcaaaactacagccaatgagaagccccaattttccccaccccgagctcctcaccttctgttgcctctggagtgcccactatGCACAAATTTAACAAGTGGGCAACTGTTGCTATtacacgagttatcatgatgaagaaatgagtcttatccatttcccactttatctaaagcagtactgcacgtactTCATAAACTCTATGTCAGTGCTACGgggtacgtgcgtatttgactactgctgtggGAGCAGACAATGCTCTGGATCTGCatgcgaagcttagcttaaaaatacttgatctcggcacgaaagcagacgacattacacaaatttttaaagtaaatttcaattgtATAATATAaagtcttcttgtaattacgtcatattctaataatcttgcgtgttgttattcgatatatcgatatatttaaggttaatataattttgtccaatttc
It includes:
- the LOC124154767 gene encoding uncharacterized protein LOC124154767 isoform X3, whose amino-acid sequence is MPLQVTTRVWESSLGETQENHRNTLSHSLRHRSQLPRPSPWNKTFDSFSRPPRPECCPHPQTRRFWSCLRSWQTTRTPRSSPGELQLSV
- the LOC124154767 gene encoding uncharacterized protein LOC124154767 isoform X1, with product MPLQVTTRVWESSLGETQENHRNTLSHSLRHRSQLPRPSPWNKTFDSFSRPPRPECCPHPQTRRFWSCLRSWQTTRTPRSSPGGRDTSSFSYSHWGLNGRLFRPLRGTLGSTVLGSLPSPPPMGGKQNHGYRTQTRSCGACTLSCGCRRGRGPLRVVCATSASRRRARSTTTQRCTERCSLGELQLSV
- the LOC124154767 gene encoding uncharacterized protein LOC124154767 isoform X2; this translates as MPLQNHRNTLSHSLRHRSQLPRPSPWNKTFDSFSRPPRPECCPHPQTRRFWSCLRSWQTTRTPRSSPGGRDTSSFSYSHWGLNGRLFRPLRGTLGSTVLGSLPSPPPMGGKQNHGYRTQTRSCGACTLSCGCRRGRGPLRVVCATSASRRRARSTTTQRCTERCSLGELQLSV